The proteins below are encoded in one region of Coffea arabica cultivar ET-39 chromosome 4c, Coffea Arabica ET-39 HiFi, whole genome shotgun sequence:
- the LOC140004665 gene encoding limonoid 21-O-acetyltransferse-like yields MKINIVTTQLIKPSSPTPAERRDYKLSFIECQIPHFYIPLILYYSAQKTSNVKQSQIFKWLKTSLSETLTHYYPMAGRIKGQTLIDCNDQGILYAEAEVDGHLSDHLKNPEIQILDHLSPCKSSGRITDERELLAIQVNFFKCGGLAIGICHSHRIADGWSICSFIKAWAATAAKAWGLSNNMVLEPVFNSAPLFPLRKTPDFEPDPETPPLQTPVEKFVTKRFVFDAPVIELLKSKAMARWPGAKPTRVQVVSAYIWMSCMAANAVEENGTSVISHPVNLRKRMIPPLPDTSFGNIFQMAHAVTSGAAAKDWIGLVEKIREAFGKINQSYGKKLLGENGCEVAENNFNEVGRFLVRKDVHGVRFSSWCGFPIFEADFGWGNPIWVSSTSFSCKNHVFLFDSRSPGGIEAWIVMAEKEVAKFEQEVDLLTVN; encoded by the coding sequence ATGAAGATTAACATAGTAACCACACAGCTCATCAAGCCATCTTCTCCAACCCCAGCTGAGCGTAGAGATTAcaaactctccttcatagaatgCCAAATACCACATTTTTACATACCTCTCATTCTCTACTATTCTGCACAGAAAACCAGCAACGTCAAACAATCTCAAATCTTCAAATGGCTGAAGACATCTTTATCAGAAACTCTAACTCACTACTACCCTATGGCTGGAAGAATCAAGGGCCAGACCTTGATTGATTGCAACGATCAAGGGATCCTATACGCTGAAGCTGAAGTCGATGGTCATCTTTCAGACCACCTTAAAAATCCGGAAATCCAAATTCTTGATCATCTCAGCCCTTGCAAGTCGAGTGGCAGAATAACGGATGAAAGAGAATTGTTAGCCATTCAAGTTAACTTCTTCAAATGTGGAGGATTAGCCATTGGTATATGCCACTCGCACAGGATTGCAGATGGATGGAGCATTTGCTCTTTTATCAAAGCTTGGGCTGCCACGGCCGCGAAAGCTTGGGGTTTAAGCAATAATATGGTATTAGAGCCTGTCTTTAACTCTGCACCTCTTTTTCCTTTAAGAAAAACTCCTGATTTTGAGCCTGATCCAGAAACTCCACCGCTTCAAACTCCAGTCGAAAAGTTTGTAACAAAAAGGTTTGTTTTCGATGCCCCGGTGATCGAATTACTTAAATCAAAAGCCATGGCTCGTTGGCCCGGGGCAAAACCAACAAGAGTCCAGGTTGTATCAGCATATATATGGATGTCTTGCATGGCTGCAAATGCGGTGGAAGAAAATGGCACATCTGTTATATCCCATCCAGTGaatttgaggaaaagaatgatcCCACCACTGCCGGATACTTCTTTCGGTAATATCTTCCAAATGGCGCATGCTGTAACAAGTGGTGCAGCCGCTAAAGATTGGATTGGGTTGGTGGAGAAAATCAGGGAAGCATTTGGAAAAATAAACCAAAGTTATGGTAAAAAACTACTAGGTGAAAATGGATGTGAAGTTGCAGAGAATAACTTCAATGAGGTTGGAAGATTTTTGGTTCGGAAAGATGTGCACGGTGTTAGGTTCAGCAGCTGGTGTGGATTTCCAATTTTTGAGGCCGATTTTGGATGGGGAAATCCCATTTGGGTGAGTAGTACAAGTTTTTCTTGTAAAAATCATGTCTTCCTCTTCGATTCAAGATCTCCTGGTGGCATCGAAGCCTGGATAGTAATGGCTGAAAAGGAAGTGGCCAAATTTGAGCAGGAAGTGGACCTATTGACTGTGAATTGA
- the LOC140005240 gene encoding nucleoside diphosphate kinase 2, chloroplastic-like yields MMETLALALGGAIPSSRVACFLPSSSSSSVSSLTARNSVSLSYSASNLTIHRHLAAFQPPSHLFSCPKSSPHAPKNSRKTHVFLPHLVASLEVEHTYIMVKPDGVQRGLVGEIISRFEKKGFKLTGLKLFHCPKELAEEHYKELQSKPFFPKLINYITSGPVVCMAWEGVGVVASARKLIGATNPLQAEPGTIRGDLAVQTGRNVVHGSDSPENGKREIGLWFKEGEICEWTPVQEPWVVE; encoded by the exons ATGATGGAGACTTTGGCTTTAGCGTTGGGAGGAGCCATCCCCAGCTCTCGTGTTGCATGCTTCctaccttcttcttcttcttcttcggtCAGCTCATTAACGGCTAGAAATTCAGTCAGTTTATCCTACTCAGCCTCCAATCTCACCATCCACCGGCATCTAGCAGCATTTCAGCCACCATCCCATCTATTCTCATGCCCCAAATCTTCTCCCCATGCCCCCAAAAACTCACGCAAAACCCACGTTTTCCTTCCTCACTTAGTTGCTTCCCTG GAAGTCGAGCACACTTATATTATGGTTAAGCCAGATGGTGTTCAACGTGGTCTT GTTGGGGAGATAATTTCAAGATTTGAGAAAAAAGGGTTTAAGCTAACAGGGTTGAAGCTATTTCACTGCCCCAAGGAATTGGCTGAG GAGCATTATAAGGAGCTGCAGTCGAAGCCATTCTTccccaaattaatcaattacaTTACTTCTGGTCCTGTTGTTTGTATG GCATGGGAGGGTGTTGGTGTGGTTGCATCTGCTCGTAAACTGATAGGAGCTACAAATCCTCTTCAAGCTGAACCAGGCACAATCAGAGGGGATCTGGCTGTACAAACAGGAAG GAATGTGGTTCATGGTAGTGATAGCCCTGAGAATGGCAAGCGTGAAATAG GTCTGTGGTTCAAAGAAGGCGAAATATGTGAATGGACACCAGTTCAAGAACCATGGGTGGTTGAATGA